A window from Triticum aestivum cultivar Chinese Spring chromosome 6D, IWGSC CS RefSeq v2.1, whole genome shotgun sequence encodes these proteins:
- the LOC123142659 gene encoding protein DGS1, mitochondrial-like — translation METLPPVPARGWNSLFDRLFGGRRRRRPALPLPVHSSVDLSLRNFYNKPIGCVILEEIMQRRLSYLRGIEEDLKYWKSKARGSYSQTMYFMIFQRGPSAFAEATCPRLTRLGNDNGGPSQGLLKSAYNIISTNMDVLMSIKRCLAAFLAEVYQQADICKEGLTGSHCDSLYTLIIILNHVFPKLEELHRIAGGVCIAFYKYIWILKVCYISFFDAIIN, via the exons ATGGAGACCTTGCCGCCAGTACCCGCTCGTGGATGGAACTCCCTCTTCGACCGTCTCTTCGgcggtcgccggcgccggcgccctgcTCTCCCGCTCCCTGTCCACAGTTCCGTCGATCTTTCTCTCCG GAATTTTTACAACAAGCCCATTGGCTGTGTCATCTTGGAGGAAATTATGCAACGCAGGCTGTCCTATTTGCGCGGTATTGAGGAAGATTTGAAGTATTGGAAGTCCAAGGCCCGG GGTTCATATTCACAGACAATGTATTTCATGATATTTCAAAGAGGTCCAAGTGCTTTTGCTGAAGCAACATGCCCACGTCTGACTAGACTTGGGAACGACAACGGAGGTCCGTCGCAGGGCCTTTTAAAGTCTGCATATAATATTATCTCAACAAACATGGATGTCCTGATGAGTATCAAGCGCTGCTTGGCTGCTTTTCTTGCCGAG GTTTATCAGCAAGCAGATATATGCAAAGAAGGATTAACTGGAAGTCATTGCGATTCGCTATATACACTAATTATCATTTTGAACCATGTCTTTCCCAAGTTGGAGGAATTGCATAGAATTGCGGGTGGGGTATGTATTGCTTTCTATAAGTATATTTGGATACTTAAAGTATGTTATATTTCTTTCTTTGATgcaataattaattag